In Arcobacter sp. CECT 8983, a single window of DNA contains:
- a CDS encoding ureidoglycolate lyase: MRVELKPKPLTKKAFKKFGEVIELENRDSKIINNGYAQKFYELCTMDANEKGGSSTLHIYIGKNREFPLHINMLEKHPFFSQTFMPRSTEPFLCVVALGDEKPDFSTIQAFVTNGNQGVHYNRGVWHFPLICLKNEEQFIVIDRTNMNQEQSKVVDCIEYEIEEKEIFLIKE, from the coding sequence ATGAGAGTGGAACTTAAGCCAAAACCTCTTACAAAAAAAGCTTTTAAAAAGTTTGGAGAAGTTATAGAACTTGAAAACAGAGATTCAAAAATCATAAACAATGGATATGCACAAAAGTTTTATGAACTTTGTACTATGGATGCAAATGAAAAAGGGGGAAGTTCAACATTACATATTTATATAGGTAAAAATAGAGAGTTTCCTTTACATATCAATATGTTAGAAAAACACCCATTTTTTTCTCAAACTTTTATGCCAAGAAGTACTGAGCCATTTTTATGTGTTGTTGCTTTAGGTGATGAGAAACCTGACTTTTCAACAATACAGGCTTTTGTAACAAACGGAAATCAAGGGGTTCATTACAATAGAGGGGTTTGGCATTTTCCACTAATTTGTTTAAAAAATGAAGAACAATTTATCGTAATCGATAGAACAAATATGAATCAAGAGCAAAGTAAAGTTGTTGATTGTATTGAGTATGAAATTGAAGAAAAAGAGATTTTTTTAATAAAAGAGTAG
- the alc gene encoding allantoicase yields MINVASCELGTKVIYTTDEFFASANRMLAQTEAVFKDEFDDNGHWMDGWETRRRRDGGNDHCIIKLGNLSKINSFLVDTSHFRGNYPLAVSIKGCCVKDKDDKVFLEDIDSVEWIELLGQSDLEGHTKHDFDSLAKTEVTHLRVDIYPDGGIARFKAFGEICFDEKLYEQENINVASMRNGARAVYTNNEFFGPLRNILKDNEAVNMGDGWETRRRREPGFDWGIIELAKPAIIDNIIIDTNFFKGNFADKFSISAAYLEDTTDSSVVTQSMFWEELVAPQKLEMHNKHYFDKSFLNHQKPITHIRINIFPDGGVSRLKLFGKFVKKEEVKA; encoded by the coding sequence ATGATAAATGTTGCAAGCTGTGAATTAGGAACAAAAGTAATCTACACAACAGATGAGTTTTTTGCAAGTGCAAATAGAATGCTAGCCCAAACTGAAGCAGTATTTAAAGATGAGTTTGATGACAACGGTCACTGGATGGATGGTTGGGAAACTAGAAGAAGAAGAGATGGAGGAAATGACCATTGTATTATTAAACTAGGAAATCTTTCAAAAATCAATTCATTTTTAGTTGATACTTCACATTTTAGAGGAAACTATCCTTTAGCAGTTTCAATAAAAGGTTGTTGTGTAAAAGATAAAGATGATAAAGTATTTTTAGAAGATATAGACAGTGTAGAGTGGATTGAACTTTTAGGTCAAAGTGATTTAGAAGGTCATACAAAACACGATTTTGATTCACTAGCAAAAACTGAAGTAACTCACCTAAGAGTTGATATTTATCCTGATGGGGGAATTGCAAGATTTAAAGCATTTGGTGAGATTTGTTTTGATGAAAAACTTTATGAACAAGAAAATATCAATGTAGCTTCAATGAGAAATGGAGCAAGGGCAGTTTATACAAATAATGAATTTTTTGGTCCTTTAAGAAATATCTTAAAAGATAATGAAGCAGTTAACATGGGTGATGGTTGGGAAACTAGAAGAAGAAGAGAACCAGGTTTTGATTGGGGAATCATTGAGTTAGCTAAGCCTGCTATTATCGATAATATCATAATTGATACAAACTTCTTCAAAGGAAACTTTGCAGATAAATTTTCTATTAGTGCAGCATATTTAGAAGATACAACAGATAGTTCAGTTGTAACACAAAGTATGTTTTGGGAAGAGTTAGTTGCACCACAAAAACTAGAAATGCATAACAAACACTATTTTGATAAAAGCTTTTTAAACCACCAAAAACCAATCACACATATTAGAATAAATATTTTCCCAGATGGTGGAGTTTCAAGACTTAAACTATTTGGAAAATTTGTTAAAAAAGAAGAAGTAAAGGCTTAA
- a CDS encoding malate synthase G yields MENRVLEGNLTVDKSLYDLINKEILPTTLISKEDFWESFESIIDELTPENKSLLKKRDLLQTLIDSWHMNNKYNENSFEEYKKFLKEIDYLVEEKEDFKVETQNVDEEIKLQAGPQLVVPVKNARFALNAANARWGSLYDALYGTDVISTNGELVITKEYNEKRGKAVVTYAKEHLDTVAPLKDGSHKDAISYKIVNEKLEVKLSNTTTTLEDDSKLIAYEGEKENPKALVFKNNNLHVIVEFDKESFIGKLDVTGIKDIVVEAAVSTIMDCEDSIAAVDAKDKVEVYRNWFGLMKGDLEESFEKGGKTLTRKLNSDKTYKTLENKELTLHGRSLLFIRNVGHLMTNPAILDKDGNEVFEGIMDCMITTLAAIPDLTDKNEKKNSRTKSIYIVKPKMHGPQEVAFAVKLFESVEKALNLPENTIKIGIMDEERRTTVNLKECIRQASKRVVFINTGFLDRTGDEIHTSMLAGAMTPKTKMKSETWIKAYETWNVDIGLECGLQGKAQIGKGMWAMPDEMAKMMLEKISHTKSGANTAWVPSPTAATLHSMHYHKVNVLNIQNELKGKRRASLDELLTIPLLKEDLSKEIIKNEIDNNCQSILGYVVRWIDAGIGCSKVPDINNVALMEDRATLRISSQHLANWIEHGVCTKEEVLESLKQMAKVVDKQNEKDASYINMAPNYDGYAFKAARDLIFKGKEQPAGYTEPLLHKYRLEYKNN; encoded by the coding sequence ATGGAAAATAGAGTTTTAGAAGGTAATTTAACAGTAGATAAATCTCTTTATGACTTAATCAATAAAGAGATTTTACCAACAACTTTAATCTCAAAAGAGGATTTCTGGGAAAGTTTTGAATCAATTATTGATGAATTAACACCTGAAAATAAATCTTTACTAAAAAAAAGAGATTTACTTCAAACACTTATTGATTCTTGGCATATGAACAATAAATATAATGAGAATAGTTTTGAAGAGTATAAAAAATTTTTAAAAGAGATTGATTATTTAGTTGAAGAGAAAGAGGATTTTAAAGTTGAAACACAAAATGTAGATGAAGAGATAAAACTTCAAGCAGGGCCACAACTTGTGGTTCCTGTTAAAAATGCAAGATTTGCCCTAAATGCAGCAAATGCTAGATGGGGAAGTTTATATGATGCTCTTTATGGAACTGATGTTATCTCAACTAATGGCGAACTAGTTATTACAAAGGAGTACAATGAAAAAAGAGGTAAAGCAGTTGTTACTTATGCAAAAGAGCATTTAGATACAGTAGCACCTTTAAAAGATGGAAGCCATAAAGATGCAATATCTTACAAAATTGTAAATGAAAAATTAGAAGTAAAACTTTCAAACACTACAACTACTTTAGAAGATGATTCAAAACTAATAGCCTATGAAGGTGAAAAAGAGAATCCAAAAGCGTTAGTATTTAAAAACAACAATCTTCATGTAATAGTTGAGTTTGATAAAGAAAGCTTTATAGGAAAACTTGATGTTACAGGGATAAAAGACATAGTTGTAGAAGCAGCAGTTTCTACTATTATGGATTGTGAAGATTCTATTGCAGCAGTAGATGCCAAAGATAAAGTGGAAGTTTATAGAAACTGGTTTGGACTTATGAAAGGTGATTTAGAAGAAAGCTTTGAAAAGGGTGGTAAAACTCTTACTAGAAAATTAAACTCTGATAAAACATATAAAACTTTAGAAAATAAAGAGTTAACTTTACATGGAAGAAGTCTTTTGTTTATTAGGAATGTTGGTCACCTTATGACAAATCCAGCAATTTTAGACAAAGATGGAAATGAAGTTTTTGAAGGAATTATGGATTGTATGATTACAACTTTAGCTGCAATTCCTGATTTAACAGACAAAAATGAAAAGAAAAACTCTAGAACAAAATCTATTTATATAGTTAAACCAAAAATGCATGGACCCCAAGAAGTTGCCTTTGCAGTTAAACTATTTGAAAGTGTAGAAAAAGCTTTAAATCTTCCAGAAAATACAATTAAAATAGGAATTATGGATGAAGAAAGACGAACTACAGTTAATCTAAAAGAGTGTATTAGACAAGCTTCTAAAAGAGTTGTATTTATCAATACAGGTTTTCTTGATAGAACAGGTGATGAGATTCATACTTCTATGTTAGCAGGAGCCATGACACCAAAAACAAAAATGAAAAGTGAAACTTGGATAAAAGCTTATGAGACTTGGAATGTTGATATTGGTTTAGAGTGTGGATTGCAAGGTAAAGCTCAAATTGGAAAAGGGATGTGGGCTATGCCAGATGAGATGGCAAAAATGATGCTTGAAAAAATCTCTCACACAAAATCAGGTGCAAACACTGCTTGGGTACCATCTCCTACTGCTGCAACTTTACACTCAATGCATTATCATAAAGTTAATGTACTAAATATTCAAAATGAGTTAAAAGGAAAAAGAAGAGCAAGTTTAGATGAGCTTTTAACAATACCTTTACTTAAAGAAGACTTATCAAAAGAGATTATTAAAAATGAAATAGATAATAACTGCCAAAGTATTTTAGGATATGTTGTTAGATGGATTGATGCAGGAATTGGATGTTCTAAGGTTCCTGATATAAATAATGTAGCACTTATGGAAGATAGAGCAACACTTAGAATCTCCTCTCAACATCTTGCAAACTGGATAGAACATGGAGTTTGTACAAAAGAAGAGGTTTTAGAATCACTAAAACAGATGGCAAAAGTTGTTGATAAACAAAATGAAAAAGATGCAAGTTACATAAATATGGCACCAAATTATGATGGATATGCCTTTAAAGCAGCAAGAGATTTAATTTTCAAAGGGAAAGAACAACCAGCAGGTTATACCGAACCACTTTTACATAAATACAGATTAGAGTATAAAAACAATTAA
- a CDS encoding NCS1 family nucleobase:cation symporter-1: MIEDVNNDSLSPTKKSERNWKWFEVSNIWANDIQSLFGYTLVASLFISYGVTGWTAFFALIVAGLVVTFLVNISGKAGVDYGIPYPVLARSSMGINGAKLSAIIRAIVAVFWFGVQTYFASTALHLLITALTGIHPETKFLGIDAIGWLSFFIVWILQMVIFSKGMSWVSKFLNFAAPFVYVIMIGLLIVLWNKSGGDLFNVANNIFSHEGSTLSSEVNGFFAILGTMIAYFAAVMINFSDFSRYAKDKKSMVVGNLVGLPFNMVFFSALALLITAGSVVVFGEKLTNPMDIVEKADSTVLSLIAAITFFTATVGINLVANFIPAVNGISNLAPTKLSFKKSGVITSLFALIIGGFWVSFISQVGISPIVNTLGATLAPLYGILVVDYYFVKKQSLDIDSLYDESENSEYYYDKGWNKNTIVAFAIGAIFSVGTVWIETLSSLNGYGWIIGAILGGLIHLGLSKSFQEKEFALN; encoded by the coding sequence ATGATAGAAGATGTAAATAATGACTCTTTATCGCCTACGAAAAAGAGTGAAAGAAATTGGAAATGGTTTGAAGTGTCTAATATTTGGGCAAACGATATACAAAGTCTATTTGGATATACCTTAGTTGCCTCACTTTTTATAAGTTATGGAGTAACTGGTTGGACTGCATTTTTTGCACTTATTGTTGCAGGATTAGTGGTTACTTTTTTAGTAAATATTTCAGGAAAGGCTGGAGTTGATTATGGAATTCCATATCCAGTGTTAGCAAGATCAAGCATGGGTATAAATGGAGCAAAGTTATCAGCTATTATAAGAGCTATAGTTGCAGTTTTTTGGTTTGGGGTTCAAACATATTTTGCTTCAACTGCACTTCATCTTTTAATCACTGCTTTAACAGGGATTCATCCTGAAACTAAATTTTTAGGAATTGATGCCATTGGTTGGTTATCATTTTTTATAGTTTGGATACTTCAAATGGTGATATTCTCAAAAGGTATGTCTTGGGTATCAAAGTTTTTAAACTTCGCAGCTCCTTTTGTTTATGTGATTATGATTGGATTATTGATTGTTTTATGGAATAAATCTGGGGGAGATTTATTTAATGTTGCAAATAATATTTTCTCACATGAAGGTTCAACTTTAAGTAGTGAAGTAAATGGATTTTTTGCAATTTTAGGAACTATGATTGCTTATTTTGCAGCTGTTATGATTAACTTTAGTGATTTTTCAAGATATGCAAAAGATAAAAAATCTATGGTAGTAGGAAACCTTGTAGGGCTACCTTTTAATATGGTATTTTTTTCAGCTTTAGCACTTTTAATTACAGCTGGTTCAGTTGTTGTATTTGGAGAAAAATTAACAAACCCAATGGATATAGTTGAAAAAGCAGATAGTACAGTCTTAAGTTTAATTGCAGCAATTACATTCTTTACTGCAACTGTTGGGATAAATCTTGTTGCTAACTTTATTCCAGCAGTAAATGGTATCTCAAACTTAGCTCCAACAAAGCTTTCATTTAAAAAATCTGGCGTAATTACTTCTTTATTTGCACTTATTATTGGTGGTTTTTGGGTAAGTTTTATAAGTCAAGTAGGAATTAGTCCAATAGTAAATACTCTTGGTGCAACACTTGCCCCTTTATATGGGATTTTAGTAGTTGATTACTATTTTGTAAAAAAGCAGAGCCTAGATATTGATTCTTTGTATGATGAGAGTGAAAATAGTGAATATTATTATGACAAAGGATGGAATAAAAACACAATTGTAGCCTTTGCTATTGGGGCAATCTTTTCAGTTGGTACAGTATGGATTGAAACATTAAGTTCATTAAATGGTTATGGTTGGATTATTGGAGCAATTTTAGGTGGACTAATTCATTTAGGACTATCTAAAAGTTTTCAAGAAAAAGAATTTGCGTTAAATTAA